A DNA window from Castanea sativa chloroplast, complete genome contains the following coding sequences:
- the rpl23 gene encoding ribosomal protein L23, translated as MNGIKYAVFTDKSIRLLGKNQYTSNVESGSTRTEIKHWVERFFGVKVIAMNSHRLPGKGRRMGPIMGHTMHYRRMIITLQPGYSIPPLRKKRT; from the coding sequence ATGAATGGAATCAAATATGCAGTATTTACAGACAAAAGTATTCGGTTATTGGGTAAAAATCAATATACTTCTAATGTCGAATCGGGATCAACTAGGACAGAAATAAAGCATTGGGTCGAACGCTTCTTTGGTGTCAAGGTAATAGCTATGAATAGTCATCGACTCCCGGGAAAGGGTAGAAGAATGGGACCTATTATGGGACATACAATGCATTACAGACGTATGATCATTACGCTTCAACCGGGTTATTCTATTCCACCTCTTAGAAAGAAAAGAACTTAA